The following are from one region of the Quercus robur chromosome 1, dhQueRobu3.1, whole genome shotgun sequence genome:
- the LOC126700074 gene encoding zinc finger BED domain-containing protein RICESLEEPER 2-like translates to MSLREWIIDGIFTLTVDNASSNLTTIKFLQRVTKDWNGAVLRNKYMHMRCCAHIINLIVGEGLKEIDASVAKVREAVRWNSIYIMLETAENFEIVFLQMDFEDDGYSSYFRTKEDSGGLGSPCMTDFQNCRAFVTFLRLFYNATKKFSSSLYVTSNAFYDEIFVIQEIAKVMVDKVKDLLFKLYNFCTFIHSPNVQDQSGSESTELESDASDPYVMVHSRYERFLQVEKSVGYSNELERYLAENCDSRKDANFEILEWWRDNCNRYQVLSKVVKDMLAVPVSTVASESAFSTGGRIVDPFRSSLSPLMVQNLVCSQNWLQATVPISHRQSRDDVEALEEELLDLVLNQQPTASATANTSSSKGSTSGKRPLISIDD, encoded by the exons ATGTCATTGCGTGAGTGGATTATTGATGGGATATTCACCTTGACAGTGGATAATGCTAGCTcaaatttaacaacaattaaatttttgcaaaGGGTGACTAAAGATTGGAATGGGGCAGTTTTAAGAAATAAGTACATGCACATGAGATGTTGTGCCCATATCATAAATCTCATTGTGGGGGAGGGTTTGAAAGAGATAGATGCATCTGTTGCTAAGGTGCGTGAAGCTGTGAG GTGGAACTCGATCTATATCATGTTAGAAACTGCTGAAAATTTTGAGATAGTGTTCCTTCAAATGGATTTTGAAGATGATGGTTATTCATCGTACTTTAGGACCAAGGAAGATAGTGGTGGTTTGGGGTCTCCGTGTATGACTGATTTCCAAAATTGTAGGGCATTTGTGACTTTCTTAAGGCTGTTTTATAATGCAACAAAGAAATTTTCTAGTTCATTGTATGTTACTTCAAATGCCTTCTATGATGAAATCTTTGTTATTCAGGAAA TTGCAAAAGTGATGGTTGATAAGGTGAAAGATCTTTTGTTTAAGTTGTATAATTTTTGCACTTTTATTCATTCACCAAATGTGCAAGATCAAAGTGGGAGTGAGAGTACAGAATTGGAAAGTGATGCTAGTGATCCATATGTGATGGTTCACTCGCGATATGAACGTTTTTTGCAAGTTGAGAAATCTGTAGGTTATAGTAATGAACTTGAGAGGTATTTGGCTGAAAACTGTGATAGTAGAAAGGATGCAAATTTTGAGATATTAGAATGGTGGAGGGACAATTGTAATAGGTACCAAGTGTTGTCTAAAGTTGTTAAGGATATGCTGGCTGTACCAGTTTCCACTGTTGCATCTGAGTCAGCATTTAGCACTGGAGGTCGAATTGTTGATCCATTTCGAAGTTCACTATCTCCTCTCATGGTTCAAAATCTTGTatgttcacaaaattggcttcaaGCCACAGTTCCAATTTCTCATCGCCAGTCAAGGGATGATGTAGAGGCATTGGAGGAGGAGTTACTTGACTTAG ttttaaatCAACAACCAACAGCAAGCGCAACAGCAAATACCAGCTCAAGTAAAGGTTCCACTTCAGGCAAACGACCTTTGATTAGCATTGATGATTAA